From Peromyscus maniculatus bairdii isolate BWxNUB_F1_BW_parent chromosome 19, HU_Pman_BW_mat_3.1, whole genome shotgun sequence, the proteins below share one genomic window:
- the Lox gene encoding protein-lysine 6-oxidase isoform X2, with protein MHFAWTVLLLGPLQLCPLLRCAPQAPREPPAAPGAWRQTIQWENNGQVFSLLSLGAQYQPQQQRRRDPSAAAAPGPDGNAAPQPRTPILLLRDNRTASARARTPSPSGVAPGRPRPAARHWFEAGFSPSGARDGGTSRRAGNRTASPQPPQLSNLRPPSHVDRMVGDDAYNPYKYSDDNPYYNYYDTYERPRPGSRYRPGYGTGYFQYGLPDLVPDPYYIQASTYVQKMSMYNLRCAAEENCLASSAYRADVRDYDHRVLLRFPQRVKNQGTSDFLPSRPRYSWEWHSCHQHYHSMDEFSHYDLLDANTQRRVAEGHKASFCLEDTSCDYGYHRRFACTAHTQGLSPGCYDTYAADIDCQWIDITDVQPGNYILKVSVNPSYLVPESDYSNNVVRCDIRYTGHHAYASGCTISP; from the exons ATGCATTTCGCCTGGACCGTGCTCCTGCTGGGGCCACTGCAGCTCTGTCCGCTTCTCCGCTGCGCCCCGCAGGCCCCGCGTGAGCCCCCCGCCGCCCCGGGCGCCTGGCGCCAGACGATCCAATGGGAGAACAATGGGCAGGTGTTCAGTCTGCTGAGCCTCGGGGCGCAGTACCAGCCGCAGCAGCAGCGGCGACGCGACCCCAGCGCCGCGGCGGCCCCGGGCCCCGACGGCAACGCCGCCCCGCAGCCGCGCACGCCCATTCTGCTGCTGCGTGACAACCGCACCGCCTCTGCCCGCGCGCGGACACCGAGCCCGTCCGGGGTCGCCCCCGGCCGTCCCCGGCCCGCCGCCCGCCACTGGTTCGAAGCTGGCTTCTCGCCGTCGGGGGCCCGCGATGGTGGGACCTCCCGGCGCGCAGGGAACCGGACTGCGTCGCCACAGCCCCCGCAGCTCAGTAACCTGAGGCCTCCCAGCCATGTAGACCGCATGGTGGGCGACGACGCCTACAACCCCTACAAGTACTCCGACGACAATCCCTATTATAACTACTATGACACGTATGAGAGGCCCCGGCCTGGGAGCAGGTACCGACCCGGATACGGCACCGGTTACTTCCAGTACG GTCTCCCGGACCTGGTGCCGGACCCCTACTACATCCAGGCATCTACATATGTGCAGAAGATGTCTATGTACAATCTGAGATGCGCTGCGGAAGAAAACTGCCTGGCTAG CTCAGCATATAGGGCAGACGTCCGAGATTATGATCACAGGGTACTGCTACGATTTCCCCAAAGAGTGAAAAACCAAGGAACGTCTGACTTCTTACCAAGCCGCCCTCGCTATTCCTGGGAGTGGCACAGTTGTCATCA ACATTACCACAGCATGGATGAATTCAGCCACTACGACCTGCTTGATGCCAACACACAGAGGAGAGTGGCTGAAGGCCACAAAGCAAGCTTCTGTCTCGAGGACACATCCTGTGACTACGGGTACCACAGGCGCTTTGCGTGTACCGCCCACACACAG GGATTGAGTCCCGGATGTTATGATACCTATGCTGCAGACATAGACTGCCAGTGGATTGATATTACAGATGTACAACCTGGAAACTATATTCTAAAG GTCAGTGTAAACCCCAGCTACCTGGTGCCTGAATCAGACTACAGTAACAATGTTGTACGCTGTGACATTCGCTACACAGGACACCATGCCTATGCCTCAGGCTGCACAATTTCACCGTAA
- the Lox gene encoding protein-lysine 6-oxidase isoform X1, whose amino-acid sequence MHFAWTVLLLGPLQLCPLLRCAPQAPREPPAAPGAWRQTIQWENNGQVFSLLSLGAQYQPQQQRRRDPSAAAAPGPDGNAAPQPRTPILLLRDNRTASARARTPSPSGVAPGRPRPAARHWFEAGFSPSGARDGGTSRRAGNRTASPQPPQLSNLRPPSHVDRMVGDDAYNPYKYSDDNPYYNYYDTYERPRPGSRYRPGYGTGYFQYGLPDLVPDPYYIQASTYVQKMSMYNLRCAAEENCLASSAYRADVRDYDHRVLLRFPQRVKNQGTSDFLPSRPRYSWEWHSCHQHYHSMDEFSHYDLLDANTQRRVAEGHKASFCLEDTSCDYGYHRRFACTAHTQGLSPGCYDTYAADIDCQWIDITDVQPGNYILKVSVNPSYLVPESDYSNNVVRCDIRYTGHHAYASGCTISPY is encoded by the exons ATGCATTTCGCCTGGACCGTGCTCCTGCTGGGGCCACTGCAGCTCTGTCCGCTTCTCCGCTGCGCCCCGCAGGCCCCGCGTGAGCCCCCCGCCGCCCCGGGCGCCTGGCGCCAGACGATCCAATGGGAGAACAATGGGCAGGTGTTCAGTCTGCTGAGCCTCGGGGCGCAGTACCAGCCGCAGCAGCAGCGGCGACGCGACCCCAGCGCCGCGGCGGCCCCGGGCCCCGACGGCAACGCCGCCCCGCAGCCGCGCACGCCCATTCTGCTGCTGCGTGACAACCGCACCGCCTCTGCCCGCGCGCGGACACCGAGCCCGTCCGGGGTCGCCCCCGGCCGTCCCCGGCCCGCCGCCCGCCACTGGTTCGAAGCTGGCTTCTCGCCGTCGGGGGCCCGCGATGGTGGGACCTCCCGGCGCGCAGGGAACCGGACTGCGTCGCCACAGCCCCCGCAGCTCAGTAACCTGAGGCCTCCCAGCCATGTAGACCGCATGGTGGGCGACGACGCCTACAACCCCTACAAGTACTCCGACGACAATCCCTATTATAACTACTATGACACGTATGAGAGGCCCCGGCCTGGGAGCAGGTACCGACCCGGATACGGCACCGGTTACTTCCAGTACG GTCTCCCGGACCTGGTGCCGGACCCCTACTACATCCAGGCATCTACATATGTGCAGAAGATGTCTATGTACAATCTGAGATGCGCTGCGGAAGAAAACTGCCTGGCTAG CTCAGCATATAGGGCAGACGTCCGAGATTATGATCACAGGGTACTGCTACGATTTCCCCAAAGAGTGAAAAACCAAGGAACGTCTGACTTCTTACCAAGCCGCCCTCGCTATTCCTGGGAGTGGCACAGTTGTCATCA ACATTACCACAGCATGGATGAATTCAGCCACTACGACCTGCTTGATGCCAACACACAGAGGAGAGTGGCTGAAGGCCACAAAGCAAGCTTCTGTCTCGAGGACACATCCTGTGACTACGGGTACCACAGGCGCTTTGCGTGTACCGCCCACACACAG GGATTGAGTCCCGGATGTTATGATACCTATGCTGCAGACATAGACTGCCAGTGGATTGATATTACAGATGTACAACCTGGAAACTATATTCTAAAG GTCAGTGTAAACCCCAGCTACCTGGTGCCTGAATCAGACTACAGTAACAATGTTGTACGCTGTGACATTCGCTACACAGGACACCATGCCTATGCCTCAGGCTGCACAATTTCACC GTATTAG